One Oryza glaberrima chromosome 10, OglaRS2, whole genome shotgun sequence DNA segment encodes these proteins:
- the LOC127753362 gene encoding uncharacterized protein LOC127753362 translates to MEHIRSFLLAALAVVVAAATAAAAGLPPLPSTMPADVPQPEIPPCLNDLMPCASVYDDSSMLGPCCDALGKVFKSDRACLCQIWEMARNDTRQVGSNALDGDQQMFARCKIPGASSTICDNGQAGHGTSAGDSSTGSQARNASPHSRLTEAFRIFLLLQILFILGV, encoded by the exons ATGGAACACATCCGCTCTTTCCTCCTAGCAGCACTGGCAGTCGTGGTggccgcggccacggcggcggcggcggggctacCGCCGCTGCCATCCACAATGCCGGCGGACGTGCCGCAGCCGGAGATCCCGCCGTGCCTGAACGACCTGATGCCATGCGCGTCCGTGTACGACGACAGCTCCATGCTGGGGCCGTGCTGCGACGCGCTGGGGAAGGTGTTCAAGAGCGATCGGGCGTGTCTCTGCCAGATCTGGGAGATGGCCAGAAACGACACCAGGCAGGTCGGGAGCAACGCCCTCGACGGCGATCAGCAAATGTTCGCCCGGTGCAAGATCCCTGGCGCTTCCTCCACCATCTGCGACAACGGGCAAGCAG GTCATGGAACATCGGCCGGCGACTCCTCGACAG GCTCCCAAGCAAGAAATGCCTCACCTCACTCGAGGTTGACCGAGGCATTccggatctttcttctccttcaaATACTGTTCATTTTGGGAGTGTGA